A genomic window from Tolypothrix sp. PCC 7910 includes:
- a CDS encoding DMT family transporter: MNGQGEFAALAAAGLWAVASVVYGLVGQHIPPIQLNLIKGIIAIALLLLTIVISGELLPQIAPLSVGLLFLSGAVGIGWGDTAFLSAINYLGARRVLLLGTLSPPMTAIAAAIFLDEQLNVNAWCGILLTILGVAWVVTERVPSTKEVDSGYLWQGIGYGLLAAITNSAGSVFSRAAFANGTISPLWAAVLRLSAGVLTILVWVWFSRRQQIAFPYPYWQSKRVILASFFAAFCGTYLGIWLQQTAIKLTSVGIASTLLQTSPLFVIPIAIAMGEKVSLRAIAGVGIAIAGIGFLFYR, translated from the coding sequence ATGAATGGGCAGGGTGAATTTGCGGCTCTAGCGGCGGCGGGTTTATGGGCTGTAGCTTCGGTGGTATATGGTCTTGTCGGGCAACATATCCCACCCATACAGCTGAACTTGATAAAGGGAATAATTGCGATCGCGCTTTTACTGCTGACAATTGTGATCAGTGGCGAATTGTTACCCCAAATTGCTCCCTTATCTGTAGGTCTACTCTTTCTTAGCGGTGCTGTGGGTATTGGTTGGGGTGATACAGCTTTCCTCTCGGCGATCAATTACTTAGGGGCGCGTCGCGTGTTACTTTTGGGAACCCTTTCGCCACCGATGACAGCGATCGCAGCAGCAATTTTTCTCGACGAACAACTCAATGTCAACGCTTGGTGCGGAATTTTGCTGACTATTTTGGGAGTTGCTTGGGTGGTAACAGAACGAGTCCCTAGTACAAAGGAGGTTGACTCAGGGTATCTATGGCAAGGTATTGGCTATGGTTTGTTAGCAGCCATCACCAATAGTGCAGGTTCCGTCTTTTCCCGTGCGGCATTTGCCAATGGCACTATTTCCCCCTTGTGGGCTGCTGTTTTGCGTTTAAGTGCCGGGGTGCTGACGATTTTGGTGTGGGTATGGTTTTCTCGCCGCCAGCAGATTGCATTTCCTTATCCCTATTGGCAATCTAAACGAGTGATTTTAGCAAGTTTTTTTGCTGCCTTTTGTGGCACCTATTTAGGTATTTGGTTGCAGCAAACAGCTATTAAACTGACATCTGTAGGTATTGCCTCAACGCTGTTGCAGACTAGTCCATTGTTTGTGATCCCTATTGCGATCGCGATGGGAGAAAAAGTGAGTTTGAGAGCGATCGCAGGTGTGGGAATAGCGATCGCTGGTATCGGATTTTTGTTTTACAGATAA